The Streptomyces sp. RKAG293 genome includes a region encoding these proteins:
- a CDS encoding DEAD/DEAH box helicase, whose product MKGTPERLTRTAAEGPAPHGAGPSRAAETKQVRRSSENRRTPVRRRRRGGPRSAGPPLAPRDLPRLRHEEGSPLKLFSELSISPALVTALNANGVTEPFPIQAATMPDALAGRDVLGRGRTGSGKTLAFGLPMLTRTAGQRAEAKHPLALVLVPTRELATQVTEALAPYAQVLGLRQTTVVGGASITRQIAALRNGAEILVATPGRLADLIDRRACMLDRVEITVLDEADQMADMGFLPQVTKLLDQVKPNGQRMLFSATLDKNVDRLVKRFLHSPVTHSVDPSAATVTTMEHHVLHVDDDTKRAVTAEIAAREGGVIMFVDTKRGADRLTKHLLAAGVTAVALHGGKSQPQRNRALDQFRTGKATALVATNVAARGIHIDGLDMVVNVDPPGDHKDYLHRGGRTARAGESGTVITLVLPAQRRENARLMALAGIKPHTARVRPGDPELVRVTGARKPSGSAVTIHDPVHAAAQEAAKPKTNKVSGTRGRGRRPAGTAAAGAGTTAAPTGTPRSAGSTRGGRGGRPRTDAEGAAAGSGRAGVNGRGGTPGRPAAGSRTAAGRGGAVGRRARREDGAGGGRRAA is encoded by the coding sequence ATCAAAGGCACCCCTGAGCGCTTAACGCGCACAGCAGCCGAGGGGCCCGCACCGCACGGTGCGGGCCCCTCGCGCGCAGCGGAAACAAAACAAGTGCGGCGCTCTTCGGAGAACCGCAGGACGCCGGTCCGCAGGCGTCGAAGAGGTGGTCCGCGATCCGCCGGACCGCCCCTGGCGCCGAGGGACCTCCCTCGTCTCCGTCACGAGGAAGGTTCCCCCTTGAAGTTGTTCTCCGAACTCTCGATCTCTCCCGCGCTGGTCACCGCGCTGAACGCGAACGGCGTCACCGAGCCGTTCCCGATCCAGGCCGCGACGATGCCCGACGCGCTCGCCGGCCGGGACGTGCTGGGCCGTGGCCGTACCGGCTCCGGCAAGACCCTCGCCTTCGGGCTCCCGATGCTGACCCGCACCGCCGGGCAGCGGGCCGAGGCCAAGCACCCGCTGGCGCTCGTCCTGGTGCCGACGCGTGAGCTCGCGACCCAGGTCACCGAGGCGCTCGCGCCCTACGCCCAGGTGCTCGGGCTGCGCCAGACGACCGTGGTCGGCGGCGCGTCCATCACCCGCCAGATCGCCGCGCTGCGCAACGGCGCCGAGATCCTCGTCGCCACCCCGGGCCGGCTCGCCGACCTCATCGACCGCCGGGCCTGCATGCTCGACCGGGTCGAGATCACGGTCCTGGACGAGGCCGACCAGATGGCCGACATGGGCTTCCTGCCGCAGGTCACCAAGCTGCTCGACCAGGTGAAGCCGAACGGCCAGCGGATGCTCTTCTCCGCCACCCTGGACAAGAACGTCGACCGGCTGGTCAAGCGCTTCCTGCACAGCCCGGTCACGCACTCGGTCGACCCGTCGGCCGCGACCGTGACGACCATGGAGCACCACGTGCTGCACGTGGACGACGACACCAAGCGCGCCGTGACCGCCGAGATCGCCGCCCGCGAGGGTGGCGTGATCATGTTCGTCGACACCAAGCGCGGTGCCGACCGGCTCACCAAGCACCTGCTGGCCGCCGGCGTCACCGCCGTCGCCCTGCACGGCGGGAAGTCCCAGCCGCAGCGCAACCGTGCCCTGGACCAGTTCCGTACCGGCAAGGCCACCGCGCTGGTCGCCACCAACGTCGCCGCCCGCGGTATCCACATCGACGGGCTCGACATGGTCGTGAACGTGGACCCGCCCGGCGACCACAAGGACTACCTGCACCGCGGCGGCCGTACCGCCCGTGCCGGCGAGTCCGGCACCGTCATCACCCTGGTGCTGCCCGCGCAGCGCCGGGAGAACGCCCGCCTGATGGCGCTGGCCGGTATCAAGCCGCACACCGCGCGGGTCCGCCCCGGCGACCCCGAGCTGGTGCGCGTCACCGGTGCCCGCAAGCCGTCCGGCAGCGCCGTCACCATCCACGACCCGGTGCACGCCGCCGCCCAGGAAGCCGCCAAGCCGAAGACGAACAAGGTCTCCGGGACGCGTGGCCGCGGCCGTCGCCCCGCCGGCACGGCCGCTGCGGGCGCGGGCACCACCGCTGCTCCGACGGGCACGCCGCGCAGCGCCGGCAGCACTCGTGGCGGCCGTGGCGGACGCCCCCGTACCGACGCCGAGGGCGCGGCGGCCGGCTCCGGCCGCGCCGGGGTCAACGGCCGTGGCGGCACCCCCGGGCGCCCCGCAGCCGGCAGCCGCACGGCCGCGGGCCGCGGTGGCGCCGTGGGCCGTCGCGCCCGTCGTGAGGACGGCGCGGGCGGCGGCCGCCGCGCGGCCTGA
- a CDS encoding cold-shock protein: MATGTVKWFNSEKGFGFIEQDGGGADVFAHYSNIATQGFRELVEGQKVQFDVTQGQKGPQAENITPL; this comes from the coding sequence ATGGCTACCGGAACCGTGAAGTGGTTCAACTCGGAAAAGGGCTTCGGCTTCATCGAGCAGGACGGCGGCGGCGCTGACGTCTTCGCCCACTACTCGAACATCGCCACCCAGGGCTTCCGTGAGCTCGTTGAGGGCCAGAAGGTCCAGTTCGACGTCACGCAGGGCCAGAAGGGCCCGCAGGCCGAGAACATCACGCCTCTTTAA
- a CDS encoding M4 family metallopeptidase, protein MRRSPRKAVAAGALAATAALLAVALPSGTAAAGTDAQSASHVQPRAGGLPAALSATQRATLLADANANVARTAGELRLGAKERLIPSSVLRDADGTVHTRYQRTYDGLPVLGGDLVIASTPAGATTSVNRATNAEITVASTTATASADSAKSFAISRAKADGAKSPALAGSPRKVVWAATGVPTLAWESVVGGLQDDGTPNQLHVITDAKTGSRLFEFQGIETGVGNSEYSGQVTIGTTLSGSNYTMTDGARGGHKTYNLNHGTSGTGTLFSKTTDTWGNGTTSNAETAGVDAAYGAQETWDFYKNVMGRNGIRNDGVGAYSRTHYGNSYVNAFWDDGCFCMTYGDGSNNADPLTALDVAGHEMSHGVTAATAGLNYSGESGGLNEATSDIFGTSVEFYANNSSDVGDYLIGEKININGDGTPLRYQDKPSRDGTSPDNWYSGVGNLDVHYSSGPANHFFYLLSEGSGTKVINGVTYNSPTADNLPVPGLGRDIASKIWYKALSERFTSTTNYAAARTQSLQATADLYGSGSATWNTVANTWAAIGVGARVPTSGVTVTKPANQSTVVNTAASLQIQASSTNGGALTYSATGLPTGLTINASTGLISGTPTAAATYNPTVTAKDSTNATGSATFTWTVTPTGGGGNVFENTTDVSIPDHGAAVYSNIAVTGRTGNAPSTLQVGVNIVHTYRGDLVIDLVAPDGTAYRLKNSSGSDSAANVIATYTVNASSEVANGTWRLKVQDVYSADSGYINSWKLTF, encoded by the coding sequence GTGAGACGATCCCCCCGCAAGGCAGTCGCGGCAGGCGCACTCGCCGCCACCGCCGCACTGCTAGCCGTAGCGCTGCCCTCGGGCACCGCCGCAGCCGGCACCGACGCACAGAGCGCTTCCCACGTCCAGCCCCGTGCCGGCGGCCTGCCGGCCGCCCTCTCGGCCACCCAGCGCGCGACGCTGCTGGCCGACGCCAACGCCAACGTCGCCCGCACCGCGGGCGAACTGCGGCTCGGCGCCAAGGAACGGCTCATACCGAGCAGCGTTCTGCGCGACGCCGACGGCACCGTGCACACCCGGTACCAGCGCACCTACGACGGCCTGCCCGTCCTGGGCGGCGACCTGGTCATCGCGAGCACGCCGGCCGGCGCCACCACGAGCGTCAACCGGGCGACCAACGCCGAGATCACGGTGGCGAGCACCACGGCCACCGCGAGCGCCGACTCCGCGAAGTCCTTCGCGATCAGCCGGGCCAAGGCGGACGGCGCAAAGAGCCCGGCACTGGCCGGCTCCCCGCGCAAGGTCGTCTGGGCGGCCACCGGTGTGCCGACCCTGGCCTGGGAGTCCGTCGTCGGCGGACTGCAGGACGACGGCACCCCGAACCAGCTGCACGTCATCACCGACGCCAAGACCGGTTCCCGGCTCTTCGAGTTCCAGGGCATCGAGACCGGCGTCGGCAACAGCGAGTACAGCGGCCAGGTCACCATCGGCACCACGCTGTCCGGCTCGAACTACACGATGACCGACGGCGCCCGTGGCGGACACAAGACGTACAACCTCAACCACGGCACCTCGGGCACCGGCACGCTCTTCTCGAAGACCACGGACACGTGGGGCAACGGCACCACGTCCAACGCCGAGACCGCGGGCGTCGACGCGGCCTACGGCGCCCAGGAGACCTGGGACTTCTACAAGAACGTGATGGGCCGCAACGGCATCCGCAACGACGGTGTCGGCGCGTACTCCCGCACTCACTACGGCAACTCCTACGTCAACGCCTTCTGGGACGACGGCTGCTTCTGCATGACGTACGGCGACGGCAGCAACAACGCCGACCCGCTGACCGCACTCGACGTCGCGGGCCACGAGATGAGCCACGGCGTCACCGCCGCCACCGCGGGTCTGAACTACAGCGGTGAGTCCGGCGGCCTGAACGAGGCGACGTCCGACATCTTCGGCACCTCGGTCGAGTTCTACGCCAACAACAGCAGCGACGTCGGTGACTACCTCATCGGCGAGAAGATCAACATCAACGGCGACGGCACCCCGCTGCGCTACCAGGACAAGCCCTCGCGCGACGGGACGTCGCCCGACAACTGGTACTCCGGCGTCGGCAACCTGGACGTGCACTACTCGTCCGGCCCGGCGAACCACTTCTTCTACCTGCTGTCCGAGGGCAGCGGCACGAAGGTGATCAACGGCGTCACGTACAACAGCCCGACCGCCGACAACCTGCCGGTCCCCGGTCTCGGCCGGGACATCGCCTCGAAGATCTGGTACAAGGCGCTGAGCGAGCGCTTCACCTCGACGACCAACTACGCGGCCGCCCGCACCCAGAGCCTGCAGGCCACCGCTGACCTGTACGGATCCGGCAGCGCGACGTGGAACACGGTCGCCAACACCTGGGCCGCCATCGGCGTCGGCGCCCGCGTCCCGACCAGTGGCGTCACCGTCACCAAGCCGGCCAACCAGAGCACCGTCGTGAACACCGCCGCCAGCCTGCAGATCCAGGCCAGCAGCACCAACGGCGGCGCGCTGACCTACTCGGCCACCGGCCTGCCGACCGGCCTGACGATCAACGCCTCCACCGGCCTGATCTCCGGCACGCCGACCGCGGCGGCCACCTACAACCCGACCGTCACGGCGAAGGACTCCACCAACGCCACCGGCTCGGCCACGTTCACCTGGACGGTCACCCCCACCGGTGGTGGCGGCAACGTCTTCGAGAACACCACCGACGTCTCGATCCCGGACCACGGCGCGGCGGTCTACTCGAACATCGCGGTGACCGGCCGTACCGGCAACGCCCCGAGCACCCTGCAGGTGGGCGTCAACATCGTCCACACCTACCGCGGTGACCTGGTCATCGACCTGGTCGCCCCCGACGGCACCGCCTACCGGCTGAAGAACTCCAGCGGGTCGGACTCCGCCGCGAACGTGATCGCCACCTACACCGTCAACGCCTCCAGCGAGGTCGCGAACGGCACGTGGCGGCTCAAGGTGCAGGACGTGTACAGCGCCGACAGCGGCTACATCAACAGCTGGAAGCTCACCTTCTGA
- a CDS encoding ABC transporter ATP-binding protein, translating into MTSVAEQTGQAGSGEEPAGAVDDPIRPPAPDDPFTKDVLPSPKGAQLALLKSLLTPHTRRVWVATVLLLVQQAAVQAGPLLVAYAIDRAIPALRDGRHGPLILVACVYLGCALASGLLQRAFIRVAARVSQDVLIDLRGRIFRHAQALSLDFHERYTSGRLIARATSDVESLRELLTEGMEELLGVILSSVYISVILLWLDWKLGLAALFSCGPLYLMIRSFQKRSMVVYRKRSTAIAAVIVKFTETMNGIRPVQAFRREKPNEADFAELNGTHERINGDAILEMARYVVGSRLMANAAIAGIVVWGAYRVAGGGLALGVLAAFVLYLRRLYDPIDRLGMFLNSYQSAAASLEKIAGLLAQRPSVPEPEEPRELPVRGGELPGREVLFDGVRFAYRTGGEILPVFDLRIPAGQTVAVVGATGAGKSTLAKLLARFYDPTDGRITLDGVPLRELALPELRRGVVMVTQEAFLFSGTVAENIAIGRPDAGREEVERAAKAIGAHDFISALPDGYDTDVRKRGGRISAGQRQLVAFARALLADPAVLILDEATSSLDVPGERAVQHAMDTVLRGRTAVIIAHRLSTVEIADRVLVMEGGRIVEDGAPSELIADHGRFADLHAAWRDSLV; encoded by the coding sequence ATGACCTCCGTGGCCGAACAGACCGGGCAGGCCGGTTCCGGGGAGGAGCCGGCCGGCGCCGTGGACGACCCGATCCGCCCGCCGGCCCCGGACGACCCGTTCACCAAGGACGTGCTCCCCTCCCCCAAGGGCGCGCAGCTCGCCCTGCTGAAGTCGCTGCTGACGCCGCACACCCGCCGGGTCTGGGTGGCGACGGTGCTGCTGCTGGTGCAGCAGGCCGCCGTGCAGGCCGGGCCGCTGCTGGTGGCGTACGCCATCGACCGGGCGATCCCGGCGCTGCGCGACGGCCGGCACGGCCCGCTGATCCTGGTCGCCTGCGTCTACCTGGGCTGCGCGCTGGCCTCGGGTCTGCTGCAACGGGCGTTCATCCGGGTCGCGGCCCGGGTGAGCCAGGACGTGCTGATCGATCTGCGCGGCCGGATCTTCCGGCACGCGCAGGCGCTCAGCCTGGACTTCCACGAGCGCTACACCTCGGGCCGGCTGATCGCGCGCGCCACCTCGGACGTCGAATCGCTGCGCGAGCTGCTGACCGAGGGCATGGAGGAGCTGCTGGGCGTCATCCTGTCGTCGGTCTACATCTCGGTGATCCTGCTCTGGCTGGACTGGAAGCTGGGACTGGCGGCGCTGTTCTCCTGCGGCCCGCTGTATCTGATGATCCGGTCCTTCCAGAAGCGCTCGATGGTCGTCTACCGCAAGCGGTCCACGGCCATCGCCGCGGTCATCGTGAAGTTCACCGAGACGATGAACGGCATCCGGCCGGTCCAGGCGTTCCGCCGCGAGAAGCCGAACGAGGCGGACTTCGCCGAGCTCAACGGCACCCATGAGCGGATCAACGGGGACGCGATCCTGGAGATGGCGCGCTACGTCGTCGGATCCCGGCTGATGGCCAACGCGGCGATCGCCGGAATCGTGGTGTGGGGCGCGTACCGGGTGGCCGGCGGCGGGCTGGCGCTGGGCGTGCTGGCGGCGTTCGTGCTGTATCTGCGGCGGCTGTACGACCCCATCGACCGGCTCGGGATGTTCCTCAACTCGTACCAGTCGGCCGCCGCGTCGCTGGAGAAGATCGCCGGCCTGCTGGCGCAGCGCCCCTCGGTGCCCGAGCCCGAGGAGCCCCGGGAGCTGCCCGTCCGCGGCGGCGAACTGCCGGGCCGCGAGGTGCTCTTCGACGGCGTCCGCTTCGCCTACCGCACCGGCGGCGAGATCCTCCCGGTCTTCGATCTGCGGATTCCGGCCGGGCAGACGGTGGCGGTGGTCGGGGCGACCGGCGCCGGCAAGTCCACCCTCGCCAAGCTGCTGGCCCGCTTCTACGACCCGACGGACGGCCGGATCACGCTGGACGGCGTCCCGTTGCGGGAACTCGCGCTGCCGGAGCTGCGACGCGGAGTCGTGATGGTGACCCAGGAGGCCTTCTTGTTCTCCGGGACGGTCGCTGAGAACATCGCGATCGGCAGACCCGATGCCGGACGCGAGGAGGTCGAGCGGGCCGCGAAAGCGATCGGAGCACACGACTTCATCTCCGCGCTGCCGGACGGCTACGACACGGACGTCCGCAAGCGCGGCGGCCGGATCTCGGCCGGCCAGCGGCAGTTGGTGGCGTTCGCGCGGGCGCTGCTCGCCGATCCCGCCGTCCTCATCCTGGACGAGGCGACGTCCTCGCTGGACGTTCCGGGTGAACGGGCGGTGCAGCACGCGATGGACACGGTGCTGCGCGGCCGGACCGCGGTGATCATCGCGCACCGGCTCTCGACGGTGGAGATCGCCGACCGGGTGCTGGTCATGGAGGGTGGCCGGATCGTCGAGGACGGGGCCCCTTCGGAACTGATCGCCGACCATGGCCGGTTCGCGGATCTGCACGCGGCCTGGCGGGACAGCCTGGTCTGA
- a CDS encoding ABC transporter ATP-binding protein: MPEATSDPATPRPRSAVRSLLRLWPYVRPIRGRLAGSAVAAVLASSMALLIPLVLKWMVDGPVADHDPSGVWLGGGVLLVLGLLEAGLFGLRRWLVARPLASVEASMRSALYGHLQRLPVAFHDRWASGQLLSRATMDLQILRMFLAFPLVFLVVNGAAIVLGFAILFSQAWTLGLVLLLPIVPLVILCSVFEARYSLAARSAQDQAGDLATVVEESVLGVRIIKAFGRHRSQTEAFRAKAHGLRGTELHKARLLADIWALIMTLPEVAIGAALILGIMQVSDGELSAGTLVAFLTTALALRWPVESLGFLLAISNESATAADRFFEAIDAVEADASGLGAQPAGALDGVRFEDVRFRYPDAPENTPDLLHGIDLHIRPGETMALVGATGCGKTTLTALIPRLHDATGGRITLDGADISALSRERLRELVAVAFEEPTLFSATVRENVAMGAGPGGADEAAVLRALETAQCDFVARLPHGLDTQVGEQGLSLSGGQRQRLALARAVVGSPAFLVLDDPLSALDVHTEALVEAALREVLAETTALVVAHRPSTVMLADRVALMSEGRITAVGTHHELLTESAEYRHLMSGDSERSVAR, encoded by the coding sequence ATGCCTGAAGCGACTTCTGACCCCGCGACCCCCAGACCCCGATCCGCCGTCCGCTCCCTGCTGCGGCTGTGGCCGTATGTACGCCCCATCCGCGGCCGGTTGGCCGGCTCCGCGGTGGCGGCCGTCCTCGCGTCGAGCATGGCGCTGCTGATCCCGCTCGTCCTGAAGTGGATGGTGGACGGCCCGGTCGCGGACCACGACCCGTCGGGGGTGTGGCTCGGCGGCGGTGTGCTGCTGGTCCTCGGCCTGCTGGAGGCCGGGCTGTTCGGGCTGCGGCGCTGGCTGGTGGCGCGGCCGCTGGCGAGCGTCGAGGCGTCGATGCGCTCCGCCCTGTACGGGCATCTGCAGCGGCTGCCCGTCGCCTTCCACGACCGCTGGGCCTCCGGGCAGCTGCTGTCGCGCGCCACGATGGACCTGCAGATCCTGCGGATGTTCCTGGCGTTCCCGCTGGTCTTCCTGGTGGTGAACGGCGCCGCGATCGTGCTGGGCTTCGCGATCCTGTTCTCGCAGGCCTGGACGCTCGGGCTGGTGCTGCTGCTGCCGATCGTCCCGCTGGTGATCCTCTGCTCGGTGTTCGAGGCCCGGTACTCGCTGGCCGCCCGCTCCGCGCAGGACCAGGCCGGCGATCTGGCCACGGTGGTCGAGGAGTCGGTGCTCGGCGTGCGGATCATCAAGGCCTTCGGCCGGCACCGCAGCCAGACCGAGGCGTTCCGCGCGAAGGCGCACGGGCTGCGCGGTACCGAACTGCACAAGGCGAGGCTGCTGGCGGACATCTGGGCGCTGATCATGACGCTGCCCGAGGTCGCCATCGGCGCGGCGCTGATCCTCGGGATCATGCAGGTGTCCGACGGCGAGCTGTCGGCCGGCACCCTCGTCGCGTTCCTGACCACCGCGCTCGCACTGCGCTGGCCGGTGGAGTCGCTGGGCTTCCTGCTGGCGATCAGCAACGAGTCGGCGACGGCGGCCGACCGGTTCTTCGAGGCGATCGACGCCGTGGAGGCCGACGCGTCCGGCCTCGGCGCCCAGCCGGCCGGGGCCCTGGACGGGGTGCGGTTCGAGGACGTGCGCTTCCGCTACCCGGACGCGCCGGAGAACACCCCCGACCTGCTGCACGGCATCGATCTGCACATCCGCCCCGGCGAGACGATGGCGCTGGTCGGCGCCACCGGCTGCGGCAAGACCACGCTCACCGCGCTGATCCCCCGGCTGCACGACGCCACCGGCGGCCGGATCACGCTCGACGGCGCGGACATCTCGGCGCTGTCGCGGGAGCGGCTGCGCGAGCTGGTCGCGGTCGCGTTCGAGGAGCCGACGCTGTTCTCCGCGACGGTCCGGGAGAACGTGGCGATGGGCGCGGGACCGGGCGGCGCCGACGAGGCGGCCGTGCTGCGGGCGCTGGAGACCGCCCAGTGCGACTTCGTCGCCCGGCTGCCGCACGGCCTGGACACCCAGGTCGGCGAGCAGGGTCTGAGCCTGTCCGGCGGGCAGCGGCAGCGGCTCGCGCTGGCCCGCGCCGTCGTCGGCAGTCCGGCCTTCCTGGTGCTGGACGACCCGCTGTCCGCGCTGGACGTGCACACCGAGGCGCTCGTCGAGGCCGCGCTGCGGGAGGTCCTGGCGGAGACCACCGCGCTCGTCGTGGCGCACCGGCCGTCCACGGTGATGCTGGCCGACCGCGTCGCCCTGATGTCCGAGGGCCGCATCACCGCCGTCGGCACCCATCACGAACTGCTGACCGAGAGCGCGGAGTACCGCCATCTGATGTCCGGCGACAGCGAGAGGAGCGTGGCCCGATGA
- a CDS encoding MFS transporter translates to MAGSVRAPAKGPGLWSANFRLYFTARSIAMLGDSMLPVAMAAGLLQYGYGAGAIGLVMASYMGCFAGLVIFGGVIADRFNARLLMIGADLVRLGMMALLAGLFFADHVVLWQVCAITAVNGVAAAMFQPGVASTVPRVATDVQGANGVVRTAESMMALAGPAVAGLLVAFASAGGVIAVDAVTFGVSAVCVFLLRLPPVAHETTGPKTSTFRADLVEGWREFRGRTWMWTVIVIWMVFMVTVMGPVTPLTAGEILPAHGPKAYGLVNSCLGAGTALGALLAMRFRSHFPLRAGATALFGSALYPASVGLHLPVPAICGCIFVAGAAWAYWGVNWATSVQTQVPGEILNRIHAYEVAGSVAMLPVGQALSGPASSAFGARHVLLAGSVVSLVVCVSLLSVPAIRNLRRVAQPAGKTG, encoded by the coding sequence GTGGCGGGGTCCGTAAGAGCACCCGCAAAGGGCCCGGGGCTGTGGTCGGCCAACTTCCGGCTGTACTTCACCGCGCGCTCGATCGCCATGCTCGGCGACTCCATGCTGCCGGTGGCGATGGCCGCCGGGCTGCTGCAGTACGGGTACGGGGCCGGCGCCATCGGGCTGGTGATGGCGTCGTACATGGGGTGCTTCGCCGGGCTGGTGATATTCGGCGGCGTGATCGCGGACCGGTTCAACGCCCGGCTGCTGATGATCGGCGCGGACCTCGTACGGCTCGGCATGATGGCGCTGCTGGCCGGCCTGTTCTTCGCCGACCACGTGGTGCTGTGGCAGGTGTGCGCGATCACCGCCGTCAACGGTGTCGCCGCGGCGATGTTCCAGCCCGGCGTGGCCAGTACGGTGCCCCGGGTCGCGACGGATGTGCAGGGTGCCAACGGGGTGGTGCGGACCGCCGAGTCGATGATGGCGCTGGCCGGTCCCGCGGTCGCCGGGCTGCTGGTGGCGTTCGCGTCGGCGGGCGGCGTGATCGCGGTGGACGCGGTCACCTTCGGGGTGAGCGCGGTCTGTGTGTTCCTGCTCCGGCTGCCGCCGGTCGCCCATGAGACCACCGGGCCGAAGACCAGTACCTTCCGGGCCGATCTCGTCGAGGGGTGGCGGGAGTTCCGGGGCCGCACCTGGATGTGGACGGTCATCGTGATCTGGATGGTCTTCATGGTGACGGTGATGGGCCCGGTGACCCCGCTCACGGCCGGCGAGATCCTGCCGGCGCACGGCCCGAAGGCGTACGGCCTGGTCAACTCCTGCCTGGGCGCGGGCACCGCGCTCGGGGCGCTGCTCGCGATGCGGTTCCGGTCGCACTTCCCGCTGCGGGCGGGGGCCACCGCGCTGTTCGGCAGCGCGCTGTACCCGGCGTCCGTCGGTCTGCACCTGCCGGTCCCGGCCATCTGCGGCTGCATCTTCGTCGCCGGCGCCGCGTGGGCGTACTGGGGCGTGAACTGGGCGACCAGCGTGCAGACCCAGGTGCCCGGCGAGATCCTGAACCGCATCCACGCCTACGAGGTCGCCGGATCGGTCGCGATGCTGCCGGTGGGCCAGGCCCTGTCCGGGCCGGCGTCGTCCGCCTTCGGCGCCCGGCATGTGCTGCTGGCGGGCAGCGTGGTGTCCCTGGTGGTCTGTGTGTCGCTGTTGTCGGTGCCGGCGATCCGCAATCTGCGCCGGGTGGCACAACCGGCCGGAAAAACCGGATGA